One stretch of Thermanaerosceptrum fracticalcis DNA includes these proteins:
- a CDS encoding recombinase family protein, which translates to MISKTYNIDLEPACIYLRKSREDREAEARGEGETLAKHKKALFRLAKELQINVTKVYEEIVSGESLIHRPEMLELLKDVEEGKWKSVLCMDMDRLGRGNMQEQGLILETFKKANTKIITPRKIYDLQNEFDEEYSEFEAFMARKELKIITRRLQGGRVRSVQEGNYIGTRPPYGYLIEEKDKNRYLVPHPEQAPVVKMIFDWYTHEDPSLRMGANKIANELNRLGYRSYTGIEWKSSSVLSILTVVMQFQDNFSNSIT; encoded by the coding sequence ATGATTAGCAAAACTTACAATATAGACCTGGAGCCAGCTTGCATTTATCTTCGCAAGTCTCGTGAGGACCGGGAAGCAGAAGCTCGTGGCGAAGGCGAAACGCTGGCAAAACATAAAAAAGCATTATTTAGACTGGCAAAAGAACTGCAAATAAATGTAACAAAAGTTTACGAAGAAATTGTCTCAGGTGAAAGCCTGATACATCGACCTGAGATGCTGGAACTTTTAAAAGATGTAGAAGAAGGCAAATGGAAATCTGTCCTGTGTATGGACATGGATCGTCTTGGCCGAGGCAATATGCAAGAGCAGGGACTTATCCTAGAAACGTTTAAAAAGGCCAATACTAAGATTATCACCCCTCGTAAGATATATGACTTGCAAAATGAATTTGATGAAGAATACAGCGAATTTGAAGCATTTATGGCCCGAAAGGAACTCAAAATCATAACCAGAAGGCTTCAAGGAGGCCGTGTCCGCTCCGTGCAGGAAGGAAACTATATTGGCACAAGACCGCCTTATGGTTATCTTATCGAAGAAAAAGACAAAAATAGATACCTGGTCCCTCACCCGGAACAGGCACCTGTCGTTAAAATGATTTTTGACTGGTACACTCACGAGGACCCCTCTCTACGAATGGGAGCTAATAAAATAGCAAACGAACTCAACCGTCTAGGGTATCGTTCATATACAGGAATTGAATGGAAATCTTCTTCTGTTTTATCTATTCTTACAGTAGTTATGCAGTTTCAGGATAATTTTTCCAATTCCATAACCTAA
- a CDS encoding ImmA/IrrE family metallo-endopeptidase: MDILTNNDKICRVMDMPVKLFKLAERQGIDIQWWDFKPPLEAVYWAKSGLPPIIGLSNSLKQSSSAYLRCVLAEEIGHHFTTTGNSVPRTFFHYQDRLEISKAEYRALKWAAQYLMPRGKLLRVIKNGMAEKWEFAEWFNVTEEMVDFRLKLPDVAMLTKTKTRIVG; the protein is encoded by the coding sequence ATGGATATTTTGACAAACAACGACAAAATTTGCAGGGTGATGGACATGCCTGTTAAATTATTTAAACTAGCTGAAAGACAAGGTATCGATATACAATGGTGGGATTTCAAACCGCCTTTGGAAGCAGTTTATTGGGCAAAATCTGGTTTGCCGCCTATTATTGGGTTAAGCAACTCATTAAAACAAAGCTCCAGTGCTTATCTTCGTTGTGTTCTGGCGGAAGAGATCGGGCATCATTTTACAACTACAGGCAATTCTGTTCCCCGGACTTTTTTTCATTATCAGGATAGGTTGGAAATAAGCAAGGCTGAGTATAGAGCCTTAAAATGGGCTGCACAATACCTTATGCCTCGAGGCAAACTTTTACGTGTGATAAAAAACGGAATGGCCGAAAAATGGGAGTTTGCCGAGTGGTTCAATGTAACCGAAGAGATGGTTGATTTTAGACTGAAACTGCCGGATGTTGCTATGTTGACAAAAACTAAGACAAGGATAGTGGGATAA
- a CDS encoding helix-turn-helix domain-containing protein translates to MTFGERLVYLRKKHKMTQNDFAKILSVSRGAISMWEIDQRTPDPSTLKKIADLFNVSVDWLLGRVESDENSNKNNNNESDTTGDICLVAESPSSYGYETEAAHRTDDPMADLPEEARRSLEEFKEYILKKYGKK, encoded by the coding sequence ATGACATTCGGAGAACGTTTAGTCTATCTGCGAAAAAAACATAAAATGACTCAAAATGACTTTGCAAAAATTTTATCTGTGAGCCGAGGCGCAATTTCAATGTGGGAAATAGATCAACGCACACCGGACCCATCAACTCTTAAGAAGATAGCAGATTTGTTTAACGTTTCCGTTGACTGGCTCCTGGGTCGTGTAGAATCAGATGAAAACAGCAATAAAAACAATAATAACGAAAGTGATACTACAGGTGATATTTGCTTGGTTGCTGAATCCCCTTCTAGCTATGGATACGAGACTGAAGCCGCCCACAGAACAGATGACCCAATGGCGGATTTGCCCGAAGAAGCCCGCCGAAGCCTCGAAGAGTTCAAGGAATATATTCTAAAAAAATATGGCAAAAAATAA
- a CDS encoding helix-turn-helix transcriptional regulator: protein MARTKLINLRRMHGLTQQEIADKLKVTRSFYGMIETGDRNPTLDLAKKIAEMFNANIEDIFFEEKCHELLQYPSHVNDEAITTEAANQ, encoded by the coding sequence ATGGCAAGAACAAAGCTTATAAATTTACGTAGAATGCATGGATTAACACAACAGGAGATTGCCGATAAATTAAAAGTCACACGAAGTTTTTATGGAATGATAGAAACCGGTGATCGTAACCCAACATTAGATTTAGCTAAGAAAATTGCCGAGATGTTTAATGCAAATATTGAGGACATTTTTTTTGAAGAAAAATGCCACGAACTGTTGCAATATCCGTCACATGTTAACGATGAGGCAATCACCACCGAGGCAGCAAACCAATAA
- a CDS encoding ATP-dependent RecD-like DNA helicase — protein sequence MANNETKLRGTIKKILFPRAKTTDIDFVIAVFGNDDFDVVIKGNIYGAVEKEEIIVEGEWVEDKKYGLQFKVNAWEKPIPSTKEQAYELLSSSLVKGCGPKTARLIVDSLGDGAIETILEQKEACLLPIKGISKKNAGKIVASLSENFNVQNIIKHLAQYGVTVKMAIKLHKEYGSNAVPIILRNPYELTNLSMVGFDRADIIARNMGIAEDSLYRCEAAVIHIMREQPGHCYVDKPDLIRECQALLNKRSAIEIESTLVEKAINNLSKNNKLQVEEDRVYLKQLYQLEKTLAQKVAELVFAKGPVVPRSKIARELIKYQARNKIFLNEKQQETIYKTFENNILLLTGGPGTGKTATIKAVVEIYRQVFPDHTIALCAPTGRASQNLSKIVEIEGKTIHRLLNWGARKTEDGTETTSIERDEANPLEEDFVIVDELSMADIELASCLFRALKTGSRILLVGDADQLPSVGPGAVLRDLLKSPVPSVRLTEIYRQAKNSLIVENAHRINNGQMICTVPGRKDFIFLERSDPQDVEETILACIKRLLEIGYKKEDILVLSPMKKGVSGVLSLNEKIKSLLNPPNSRKKELVVGSKSFRVGDIIIQNQRNDVNKGLYNGNMGLVKNICVNPDDPESREEGLLCEIWGNEIFLTREDITEYDFTTGYCITTHKSQGGQAKVVIAPVITNHYIMLTRNILYTAITRAEEMMIMVGQKKALAMAVKNTTPNLRKTFLSEKIEKYLSEKQKKQLTANFFTC from the coding sequence ATGGCAAATAACGAAACAAAACTGAGAGGGACAATCAAAAAAATCCTTTTTCCACGAGCCAAAACCACAGACATCGACTTCGTAATTGCTGTCTTTGGCAACGACGACTTTGACGTTGTTATCAAAGGCAACATTTACGGTGCTGTTGAGAAAGAAGAAATCATCGTTGAAGGAGAATGGGTTGAGGACAAGAAATACGGTTTGCAGTTCAAGGTAAACGCATGGGAAAAGCCCATCCCATCAACGAAAGAGCAGGCTTACGAACTGCTATCCTCCAGCCTTGTGAAAGGCTGCGGACCCAAAACGGCCAGGTTAATCGTGGACTCCCTGGGAGACGGAGCCATTGAAACAATTTTGGAACAAAAAGAGGCATGTCTCTTGCCAATCAAAGGCATCAGCAAGAAAAACGCCGGGAAAATAGTCGCAAGCCTTTCTGAAAACTTCAATGTGCAAAACATCATAAAACATCTGGCACAATACGGCGTAACAGTAAAGATGGCGATTAAACTGCACAAGGAATACGGAAGCAATGCCGTTCCGATTATATTGAGAAATCCTTATGAACTGACCAACTTGAGCATGGTTGGTTTTGACCGGGCCGACATCATTGCAAGAAACATGGGCATTGCAGAAGATTCATTGTATCGTTGTGAAGCAGCCGTCATACATATTATGCGTGAGCAACCCGGCCACTGTTATGTGGACAAGCCCGACCTGATCAGGGAATGTCAGGCTTTGCTTAACAAAAGATCAGCAATCGAAATAGAATCAACGCTCGTTGAAAAGGCAATAAACAACTTGTCAAAGAACAACAAACTGCAAGTAGAAGAAGATAGGGTATATCTGAAACAGTTGTACCAGCTTGAAAAAACCCTGGCACAAAAGGTAGCGGAACTTGTTTTCGCCAAAGGTCCCGTTGTGCCCAGAAGTAAAATTGCCAGAGAACTCATAAAATACCAAGCCAGAAACAAAATCTTTCTTAACGAAAAACAGCAAGAGACAATATATAAAACATTTGAGAACAACATCCTTTTGCTCACAGGCGGACCGGGAACGGGCAAGACAGCCACAATCAAAGCCGTAGTAGAAATATACAGGCAAGTATTCCCTGATCACACAATAGCCTTGTGTGCTCCTACCGGGAGGGCTAGTCAAAATCTATCGAAGATTGTCGAAATTGAGGGCAAAACTATCCACAGGCTGCTTAACTGGGGAGCAAGAAAAACGGAAGATGGAACGGAAACGACATCTATCGAAAGGGACGAAGCCAATCCCCTGGAAGAAGATTTCGTGATTGTCGACGAGCTGTCCATGGCCGATATAGAACTTGCCAGTTGCCTTTTTCGGGCTTTAAAAACAGGCAGCAGAATCCTTTTGGTGGGAGACGCCGACCAATTGCCATCCGTAGGGCCTGGTGCCGTACTGAGGGATTTGTTGAAAAGTCCCGTGCCAAGCGTCCGGTTAACGGAAATCTACCGCCAGGCAAAAAACAGCCTGATTGTGGAGAACGCCCACAGGATAAACAACGGCCAAATGATATGCACCGTCCCGGGAAGAAAAGATTTTATCTTTTTGGAGCGGTCTGATCCTCAAGACGTGGAAGAAACCATACTGGCCTGCATAAAGAGGCTTTTGGAGATAGGCTACAAAAAAGAGGACATACTGGTTTTGTCTCCAATGAAAAAAGGCGTGTCAGGCGTTTTATCCCTCAACGAAAAGATAAAATCGCTGCTTAATCCGCCTAATTCAAGAAAGAAAGAGCTGGTTGTAGGAAGCAAGTCATTCAGGGTGGGCGACATCATTATACAAAACCAGCGAAACGATGTAAATAAAGGTCTCTATAACGGCAATATGGGGCTGGTGAAAAACATATGCGTCAATCCTGATGATCCGGAAAGCCGGGAGGAGGGGCTTTTATGCGAAATCTGGGGCAATGAAATATTTCTAACCAGGGAAGATATAACGGAATACGACTTCACAACCGGATACTGCATCACGACCCATAAATCCCAGGGCGGGCAGGCAAAGGTTGTCATAGCTCCTGTAATTACAAACCACTATATCATGCTTACAAGGAATATTCTTTATACGGCAATAACCAGAGCAGAAGAAATGATGATTATGGTAGGCCAAAAGAAGGCCCTGGCTATGGCCGTAAAAAATACGACTCCTAACTTGCGGAAAACTTTTTTGTCGGAAAAAATCGAAAAATATTTGTCGGAAAAGCAAAAAAAGCAGTTGACGGCAAATTTTTTCACATGTTAA
- a CDS encoding helix-turn-helix domain-containing protein, protein MQRNLKNKQRENVFICNENIFDLPISVYAKMVYIYLCSCAGVANEFLLANNTITQKCSLSKNKIQKAIKELVEIGLLSEKKSQAGNSTTKFLELQLL, encoded by the coding sequence GTGCAAAGAAATCTAAAAAATAAACAAAGGGAAAATGTATTTATTTGCAACGAAAATATTTTTGATCTTCCAATAAGCGTGTACGCAAAAATGGTATATATATACCTATGCAGTTGTGCCGGTGTGGCAAATGAATTTTTGCTGGCAAACAACACTATTACCCAAAAATGTTCACTGTCAAAAAACAAAATACAAAAAGCAATAAAAGAATTAGTAGAAATAGGACTCCTGTCAGAAAAGAAGTCTCAAGCTGGGAACAGTACTACTAAGTTTCTTGAATTGCAGTTGTTGTAA